A region from the Benincasa hispida cultivar B227 chromosome 12, ASM972705v1, whole genome shotgun sequence genome encodes:
- the LOC120068565 gene encoding UDP-galactose/UDP-glucose transporter 2-like isoform X1 has product MKNEDQTRSLFGISLTDRPKWQQFLICSSGFFFGYLVNGVCEKTQENKAKSLYKAVNVLLYEHVIGSQEYVYNRLKFSYGWYFTFVQGFVYLALIYLQGFTTKQMVNPWKTYVKLSAVLMGSHGLTKGSLAFLNYPAQIMFKSTKVLPVMIMGAFIPGLRRKYPIHEYISALLLVIGLILFTLADAQTSPNFSILGVVMISGALVMDAFLGNLQEAIFTMNPDTTQTEMLFCSTVVGLPFLVVPMVLTGELFRAWTSCAEHPYVYGVLVFEAMATFVGQVSVLSLIAIFGAATTAMITTARKAVTLLLSYLIFTKPMTEQHGSGLLLIAMGIVLKMLPDNKLPSRPAKSSHRVDDNQLDEGKEEDEVKRPLV; this is encoded by the exons ATGAAAAACGAGGATCAAACCAGGTCCCTGTTTGGGATTTCGCTCACTGATCGACCTAAATGGCAGCAGTTTCTCATTTGCAGTTCTGGGTTTTTCTTTGGCTACCTTGTTAATGGTGTTTGTGAG AAAACGCAAGAGAATAAAGCTAAATCTCTGTATAAAGCAGTGAACGTTCTGCTTTATG AACATGTTATTGGTTCGCAGGAATATGTGTATAATCGTCTCAAGTTCAG TTATGGATGGTACTTCACATTTGTCCAAGGATTTGTTTATCTGGCACTTATTTATCTCCAAGGTTTCACCACCAAGCAAATGGTTAACCCATGGAAGACATATGTGAAACTGTCAGCTGTTCTCATGGGATCTCATGGATTAACCAAGGGCTCCTTGGCTTTTCTGAATTATCCAGCACAAATTATGTTCAAATCTACCAAG GTGCTTCCTGTTATGATAATGGGAGCCTTCATTCCTGGCTTGAGAAGGAAATACCCTATTCATGAGTATATCTCTGCTCTTCTTTTAGTGATTGGATTGATCCTCTTCACCTTAGCAGATGCACAGACTTCTCCAAATTTTAGTATATTAGGTGTTGTTATGATAAGCGGTGCTCTTGTCATGGACGCCTTTCTCGGGAATTTGCAGGAAGCCATTTTTACTATGAATCCTGATACTACACAG ACTGAAATGTTATTTTGCTCGACTGTAGTTGGCCTCCCTTTCTTAGTAGTACCGATGGTGTTAACGGGAGAGCTGTTTCGAGCCTGGACTTCCTGTGCTGAA CACCCGTATGTCTACGGAGTCTTGGTGTTTGAAGCCATGGCAACATTTGTTGGTCAAGTGTCTGTTCTATCCCTCATCGCCATTTTTGGCGCTGCCACAACCGCAATG ATAACAACTGCAAGAAAAGCAGTCACTCTTCTACTTTCATACCTCATATTTACCAAGCCAATGACAGAACAACATGGAAGTGGGCTGCTTCTTATAGCCATGGGAATTGTACTGAAGATGTTGCCTGACAACAAATTGCCTTCAAGACCAGCAAAATCTTCACATAGAGTAGATGATAACCAGTTAGAtgagggaaaagaagaagatgaagtgaagAGGCCAttggtttaa
- the LOC120068565 gene encoding UDP-galactose/UDP-glucose transporter 2-like isoform X3, whose product MEYVYNRLKFSYGWYFTFVQGFVYLALIYLQGFTTKQMVNPWKTYVKLSAVLMGSHGLTKGSLAFLNYPAQIMFKSTKVLPVMIMGAFIPGLRRKYPIHEYISALLLVIGLILFTLADAQTSPNFSILGVVMISGALVMDAFLGNLQEAIFTMNPDTTQTEMLFCSTVVGLPFLVVPMVLTGELFRAWTSCAEHPYVYGVLVFEAMATFVGQVSVLSLIAIFGAATTAMITTARKAVTLLLSYLIFTKPMTEQHGSGLLLIAMGIVLKMLPDNKLPSRPAKSSHRVDDNQLDEGKEEDEVKRPLV is encoded by the exons ATG GAATATGTGTATAATCGTCTCAAGTTCAG TTATGGATGGTACTTCACATTTGTCCAAGGATTTGTTTATCTGGCACTTATTTATCTCCAAGGTTTCACCACCAAGCAAATGGTTAACCCATGGAAGACATATGTGAAACTGTCAGCTGTTCTCATGGGATCTCATGGATTAACCAAGGGCTCCTTGGCTTTTCTGAATTATCCAGCACAAATTATGTTCAAATCTACCAAG GTGCTTCCTGTTATGATAATGGGAGCCTTCATTCCTGGCTTGAGAAGGAAATACCCTATTCATGAGTATATCTCTGCTCTTCTTTTAGTGATTGGATTGATCCTCTTCACCTTAGCAGATGCACAGACTTCTCCAAATTTTAGTATATTAGGTGTTGTTATGATAAGCGGTGCTCTTGTCATGGACGCCTTTCTCGGGAATTTGCAGGAAGCCATTTTTACTATGAATCCTGATACTACACAG ACTGAAATGTTATTTTGCTCGACTGTAGTTGGCCTCCCTTTCTTAGTAGTACCGATGGTGTTAACGGGAGAGCTGTTTCGAGCCTGGACTTCCTGTGCTGAA CACCCGTATGTCTACGGAGTCTTGGTGTTTGAAGCCATGGCAACATTTGTTGGTCAAGTGTCTGTTCTATCCCTCATCGCCATTTTTGGCGCTGCCACAACCGCAATG ATAACAACTGCAAGAAAAGCAGTCACTCTTCTACTTTCATACCTCATATTTACCAAGCCAATGACAGAACAACATGGAAGTGGGCTGCTTCTTATAGCCATGGGAATTGTACTGAAGATGTTGCCTGACAACAAATTGCCTTCAAGACCAGCAAAATCTTCACATAGAGTAGATGATAACCAGTTAGAtgagggaaaagaagaagatgaagtgaagAGGCCAttggtttaa
- the LOC120068565 gene encoding UDP-galactose/UDP-glucose transporter 2-like isoform X2 codes for MKNEDQTRSLFGISLTDRPKWQQFLICSSGFFFGYLVNGVCEEYVYNRLKFSYGWYFTFVQGFVYLALIYLQGFTTKQMVNPWKTYVKLSAVLMGSHGLTKGSLAFLNYPAQIMFKSTKVLPVMIMGAFIPGLRRKYPIHEYISALLLVIGLILFTLADAQTSPNFSILGVVMISGALVMDAFLGNLQEAIFTMNPDTTQTEMLFCSTVVGLPFLVVPMVLTGELFRAWTSCAEHPYVYGVLVFEAMATFVGQVSVLSLIAIFGAATTAMITTARKAVTLLLSYLIFTKPMTEQHGSGLLLIAMGIVLKMLPDNKLPSRPAKSSHRVDDNQLDEGKEEDEVKRPLV; via the exons ATGAAAAACGAGGATCAAACCAGGTCCCTGTTTGGGATTTCGCTCACTGATCGACCTAAATGGCAGCAGTTTCTCATTTGCAGTTCTGGGTTTTTCTTTGGCTACCTTGTTAATGGTGTTTGTGAG GAATATGTGTATAATCGTCTCAAGTTCAG TTATGGATGGTACTTCACATTTGTCCAAGGATTTGTTTATCTGGCACTTATTTATCTCCAAGGTTTCACCACCAAGCAAATGGTTAACCCATGGAAGACATATGTGAAACTGTCAGCTGTTCTCATGGGATCTCATGGATTAACCAAGGGCTCCTTGGCTTTTCTGAATTATCCAGCACAAATTATGTTCAAATCTACCAAG GTGCTTCCTGTTATGATAATGGGAGCCTTCATTCCTGGCTTGAGAAGGAAATACCCTATTCATGAGTATATCTCTGCTCTTCTTTTAGTGATTGGATTGATCCTCTTCACCTTAGCAGATGCACAGACTTCTCCAAATTTTAGTATATTAGGTGTTGTTATGATAAGCGGTGCTCTTGTCATGGACGCCTTTCTCGGGAATTTGCAGGAAGCCATTTTTACTATGAATCCTGATACTACACAG ACTGAAATGTTATTTTGCTCGACTGTAGTTGGCCTCCCTTTCTTAGTAGTACCGATGGTGTTAACGGGAGAGCTGTTTCGAGCCTGGACTTCCTGTGCTGAA CACCCGTATGTCTACGGAGTCTTGGTGTTTGAAGCCATGGCAACATTTGTTGGTCAAGTGTCTGTTCTATCCCTCATCGCCATTTTTGGCGCTGCCACAACCGCAATG ATAACAACTGCAAGAAAAGCAGTCACTCTTCTACTTTCATACCTCATATTTACCAAGCCAATGACAGAACAACATGGAAGTGGGCTGCTTCTTATAGCCATGGGAATTGTACTGAAGATGTTGCCTGACAACAAATTGCCTTCAAGACCAGCAAAATCTTCACATAGAGTAGATGATAACCAGTTAGAtgagggaaaagaagaagatgaagtgaagAGGCCAttggtttaa